In Pseudomonas poae, a single genomic region encodes these proteins:
- a CDS encoding DUF1852 domain-containing protein, with translation MNEAFTFSIKSIRFDEHYHPSENTRITTNFANLARGKSRQENLRNTLRMIDNRFNALAHWDNPTADRYAVELEIISVEMGVDEGHGGNAVPLIEVLKTNIVDRKTNERIEGIVGNNFSSYVRDYDFSVVLLGHNQGKPEFSMPDNFGDLHGKLFKYFVSSKAYADHFNKPPVICLSVSSSRTYHRTENQHPVLGVEYEQDQYSLTDEYFQKMGLKVRYFMPSNSVAPLAFYFSGDLLGDYTTLELVSTISTMDTFQKIYRPEIYNANSAAGKCYQPSLKHQDYSLTLIVYDREERSRLAVEQGRFVEEHFIKPYQATLEQWSAHCTL, from the coding sequence ATGAATGAAGCCTTTACATTTTCCATCAAGAGTATTCGTTTCGACGAACATTATCATCCCTCTGAAAATACGCGTATTACCACGAACTTCGCTAACTTGGCCAGAGGCAAGAGCCGCCAAGAAAACTTGCGCAATACCTTGCGAATGATTGACAACCGTTTCAATGCCTTGGCGCATTGGGATAATCCCACGGCCGATCGTTATGCTGTCGAACTTGAAATTATCTCCGTTGAGATGGGCGTTGATGAAGGCCATGGCGGCAATGCCGTACCGTTGATCGAAGTATTGAAAACGAATATCGTCGATCGAAAAACCAATGAGCGCATTGAAGGCATTGTCGGGAATAATTTTTCCTCATATGTTCGAGATTATGACTTCAGTGTGGTGTTGCTTGGGCACAACCAAGGCAAGCCCGAATTCAGCATGCCCGATAACTTTGGTGATTTGCATGGAAAACTATTCAAGTATTTCGTGAGCTCAAAAGCCTATGCGGATCATTTCAATAAGCCGCCGGTTATTTGCCTCAGTGTGTCGAGTAGCAGGACTTATCACCGAACTGAAAACCAGCACCCCGTGCTGGGTGTTGAGTATGAGCAGGATCAGTATTCGTTAACCGATGAGTACTTCCAGAAAATGGGTTTGAAAGTTCGTTATTTCATGCCGTCCAATAGTGTTGCGCCGCTGGCATTTTATTTCTCAGGCGATTTGCTGGGTGATTACACTACTCTTGAGCTGGTCAGTACCATTAGCACAATGGACACGTTCCAGAAAATCTACCGACCTGAAATCTACAACGCCAATTCTGCAGCCGGAAAATGCTATCAACCCAGTTTGAAGCATCAGGATTATTCATTGACGCTCATTGTCTATGACCGAGAAGAGCGCAGCCGGCTGGCCGTTGAGCAGGGACGGTTCGTTGAAGAACACTTCATCAAACCGTATCAAGCGACGCTGGAACAATGGTCGGCTCACTGCACGCTTTGA
- a CDS encoding response regulator has protein sequence MKTLRTAFPGAFPRVASRDSETALSDIEFLHRISLDLIGEQDLEALYGKIVDAAVSITGSQFGTMQLLCPQGHPSGHGGELQLLCSRGLPPEAVGFWQWVSPFAYSSCTMALQLGQRAIIPDFEEWADIAGTDDLIAFRRAGIRSAQTTPLRSRDGRLLGMISTHWSTPHQPSDRDLRLLDILARQAADLLERTIADEALREAQAELRALNETLEQRVAERTAMLMQAEEKLRQSQKMEAVGQLTGGLAHDFNNLLAGISGALELMDRRIHQGRLSDVDKYMVAAQGSAKRAAVLTQRLLAFSRRQTLEPRATNVNTLMYGMAELIQRTAGPGIQIETTGAPDAWTTFVDVSQLENALLNLCINARDAMPEGGRILLETSNRWLDHDAARAYDLSEGSYLCLSVTDTGAGMSPEVMAHVFEPFFTTKPIGQGTGLGLSMIYGFAQQSGGQVHVQSAVGEGTCVSLYLPRHHGAAPGDELAPGQAPLEIAQHGETVLLVDDESTVRMLLADVLGELGYTVIEAADSAAGLKLLRSDVHIDLLVTDVGLPGGMNGRQMAEAGMNLRPGLKTLFITGYAENAVMGYGQLGAGMGVLTKPFAVEALGGRVRELLGR, from the coding sequence ATGAAAACCCTACGCACCGCCTTTCCGGGAGCCTTTCCCCGTGTTGCCTCCCGTGACTCGGAAACTGCGCTGTCGGACATCGAATTCCTGCACCGCATCAGCCTCGACCTGATCGGCGAACAAGACCTCGAAGCCCTCTACGGCAAAATCGTTGACGCCGCGGTATCCATCACCGGCTCGCAATTCGGCACCATGCAACTGCTGTGCCCCCAAGGCCATCCCTCCGGCCACGGCGGCGAACTGCAACTGCTGTGCTCACGGGGCCTGCCGCCCGAGGCCGTAGGGTTCTGGCAATGGGTGAGCCCCTTCGCCTACAGCAGCTGCACCATGGCCCTGCAATTGGGCCAGCGCGCCATCATCCCCGACTTCGAAGAATGGGCCGACATTGCCGGCACCGACGACCTGATCGCCTTCCGCCGCGCAGGCATCCGTTCGGCCCAGACCACCCCGTTGCGCTCTCGTGACGGCCGCCTGCTCGGCATGATCTCCACCCACTGGAGCACACCGCACCAGCCGTCCGACCGTGACCTGCGCCTGCTCGACATCCTCGCGCGTCAAGCCGCTGACCTGCTGGAGCGCACCATCGCCGACGAAGCCCTGCGCGAAGCCCAAGCCGAACTGCGTGCCCTTAACGAAACCCTCGAACAACGCGTGGCCGAACGCACCGCCATGCTGATGCAGGCCGAAGAAAAACTGCGCCAATCGCAAAAAATGGAAGCGGTCGGCCAACTCACCGGCGGCCTCGCCCACGACTTCAACAACCTGCTCGCCGGCATCTCCGGCGCGCTTGAACTGATGGATCGCCGCATCCACCAGGGCCGCCTCAGCGACGTCGACAAATACATGGTTGCCGCGCAAGGTTCGGCCAAACGCGCCGCTGTCCTCACCCAACGCCTGCTGGCGTTCTCCCGCCGACAAACCCTGGAACCCCGCGCCACCAACGTCAACACCCTGATGTACGGTATGGCCGAACTCATCCAACGCACCGCCGGCCCTGGCATCCAGATCGAAACCACCGGCGCCCCTGATGCGTGGACCACCTTCGTTGACGTCAGCCAACTGGAAAACGCCCTGCTCAACCTGTGCATCAATGCGCGCGACGCCATGCCAGAAGGCGGCCGCATCCTGCTGGAAACCAGCAACCGCTGGCTCGACCACGATGCCGCCCGTGCCTACGACCTTAGCGAGGGCTCCTACCTGTGCCTGAGCGTTACCGACACCGGCGCCGGTATGTCCCCCGAGGTGATGGCGCATGTGTTTGAGCCGTTTTTTACCACCAAGCCTATTGGCCAGGGCACGGGGTTGGGGTTGTCCATGATCTATGGGTTTGCCCAGCAGTCGGGTGGGCAGGTGCATGTTCAATCCGCAGTGGGTGAGGGCACGTGCGTGTCCCTCTACCTTCCACGCCACCACGGCGCTGCGCCGGGTGATGAGCTGGCACCCGGGCAGGCGCCATTGGAGATTGCGCAGCATGGCGAGACCGTGTTGCTGGTGGACGATGAGTCCACCGTGCGTATGTTGCTCGCGGATGTGCTGGGAGAATTGGGCTACACCGTGATTGAAGCGGCGGACAGCGCAGCCGGGCTGAAACTGCTGCGTTCGGACGTGCATATTGATTTGCTGGTGACAGACGTGGGGTTGCCAGGCGGTATGAATGGCAGGCAGATGGCCGAAGCAGGGATGAATTTGCGGCCAGGATTGAAGACGTTGTTTATCACCGGGTATGCAGAGAACGCGGTGATGGGGTATGGGCAGTTGGGTGCCGGGATGGGGGTGTTGACGAAGCCGTTTGCGGTTGAGGCGCTAGGAGGGAGGGTTCGGGAGTTGTTGGGGAGGTAG
- a CDS encoding DUF4442 domain-containing protein — translation MSQFLSMFNSVGPAAFSQMACQVAPYFSTIAPEIAELRPGHAVVNVPFRKEITNHLASIHAIALCNAAELAGGTMTDVSIPPGAKWIPKGMTVEYLAKAKSNIRAVADGTGIDWATAGDKIVPVDIYDEGEVKVFTAKITMNVKIA, via the coding sequence ATGAGTCAGTTCCTAAGCATGTTCAACAGCGTAGGCCCAGCAGCGTTCAGCCAGATGGCCTGCCAGGTGGCGCCCTACTTCAGCACCATCGCCCCGGAAATTGCCGAGCTACGCCCTGGGCATGCCGTCGTCAACGTGCCGTTTCGCAAGGAAATCACCAATCACCTGGCATCCATCCATGCCATCGCCTTATGCAACGCGGCTGAGTTGGCGGGTGGGACAATGACGGATGTGTCGATTCCGCCAGGCGCCAAATGGATTCCAAAAGGCATGACCGTGGAGTACCTGGCCAAGGCCAAGTCGAATATCCGTGCAGTGGCGGACGGCACTGGCATTGACTGGGCAACCGCAGGGGACAAAATTGTGCCGGTGGATATCTACGATGAGGGCGAAGTGAAAGTGTTCACCGCGAAAATCACCATGAATGTGAAGATCGCCTGA
- a CDS encoding LysE family translocator, whose amino-acid sequence MPFDTWLLYLFTCFGIAVVPGPNALLALTHGAIYGQRRTLFTISGGVLGFAFVLSLCALGLGALIQASATWFTALKIAGGLYLIWLGFGLWRSAPVSLETSGMPSLRRWSLFRQGLVSAISNPKALLLFTAFIPPFLDPHRNLIAQTAAIALTYAVVEFFVEFMVASAANRVRPWLARTGRRFNKVCGGFFVLFGVALPIHS is encoded by the coding sequence ATGCCCTTCGACACCTGGTTGCTGTACCTGTTTACCTGCTTTGGCATCGCAGTAGTGCCTGGGCCCAATGCCTTGCTGGCGCTGACCCATGGCGCGATTTACGGGCAGCGCAGAACGCTGTTCACCATCAGCGGCGGCGTGCTCGGCTTTGCCTTCGTACTGTCGCTGTGCGCCTTGGGCCTGGGCGCGCTGATCCAGGCCTCGGCCACCTGGTTCACGGCCTTGAAGATTGCGGGCGGGCTTTATCTAATCTGGCTGGGCTTCGGGCTGTGGCGATCCGCACCCGTCAGCCTGGAGACCTCTGGTATGCCCAGCCTGCGGCGTTGGTCGCTGTTCCGCCAAGGGTTGGTGTCAGCCATTTCAAACCCCAAGGCGCTGTTGTTGTTCACCGCGTTTATCCCACCGTTCCTGGACCCGCACAGGAACCTCATTGCGCAAACAGCCGCCATTGCGCTGACCTACGCCGTGGTGGAGTTTTTTGTGGAATTCATGGTGGCCAGTGCTGCCAACCGGGTCCGGCCTTGGCTGGCGCGAACCGGGCGGCGCTTTAATAAGGTGTGTGGTGGGTTCTTTGTGCTGTTTGGGGTGGCTTTGCCGATTCACAGCTGA
- a CDS encoding glutathione S-transferase: MITVHHLNNSRSQRILWLLEELGLPYQIKRYQRDPKTNLAPPELKAIHPLGKSPVIEDGGQVLIESAAIIDYLIRRHGAGRLQPDPATATYDKYVQWLHFAEGSAMLPLMLNLYVGRLGEAGAPLHPRIESEVANYLGYLNDVLGQTPYLVGEALSGADIQMSFIGEVAGAQGKLPAYPHLAAWVKRFQARPAYRKAVEQGGEYAFAK, from the coding sequence ATGATCACTGTTCACCACCTCAATAACTCCCGCTCGCAGCGTATCCTCTGGCTGCTCGAAGAGCTCGGCCTGCCGTACCAGATCAAGCGCTATCAGCGCGACCCGAAAACCAACCTTGCACCGCCTGAACTCAAGGCCATCCACCCGCTGGGCAAATCCCCGGTGATCGAGGACGGCGGCCAGGTGCTGATCGAGTCCGCTGCGATCATCGACTACCTGATCCGTCGCCACGGCGCCGGTCGCCTGCAACCAGACCCCGCCACCGCCACCTACGACAAATACGTGCAATGGCTGCACTTTGCCGAAGGCTCGGCCATGCTGCCGTTGATGCTCAACCTCTACGTCGGCCGGCTGGGCGAGGCGGGTGCGCCGCTGCATCCGCGCATTGAATCGGAAGTGGCCAACTACCTGGGCTACCTGAACGACGTGCTGGGGCAGACGCCGTACCTGGTCGGCGAGGCGTTGAGTGGTGCAGATATCCAGATGAGTTTTATCGGCGAAGTCGCCGGCGCGCAGGGCAAGTTGCCGGCGTATCCACATTTGGCGGCGTGGGTAAAACGCTTCCAGGCGCGACCTGCTTACCGCAAGGCGGTGGAGCAGGGCGGCGAATACGCATTCGCCAAGTAA
- a CDS encoding DUF3144 domain-containing protein, with product MADATDQAFYDRADAHIELSNEQLKTCENLGEVSASMMFGTTRFNAWASARNFKSGAEMADAREAMLKYFCDQYRMMLEDNLDDHINNFSRYMLAKTPE from the coding sequence ATGGCCGACGCCACAGACCAAGCCTTCTACGACCGCGCCGATGCGCATATCGAACTGTCCAACGAGCAGCTCAAGACCTGTGAAAACCTCGGCGAGGTCAGTGCCTCGATGATGTTCGGCACCACGCGTTTCAACGCCTGGGCCAGTGCACGAAACTTCAAGTCCGGCGCGGAAATGGCCGATGCGCGTGAAGCGATGTTGAAGTACTTCTGTGATCAGTACCGGATGATGCTGGAGGACAACCTGGATGATCACATCAATAATTTCAGCCGGTACATGCTCGCAAAGACACCCGAATAA
- a CDS encoding methyl-accepting chemotaxis protein, producing the protein MHSLLSPGIRLLGRFGFARKFQILFFLFMLPLAGSLWMIGADYRDKLTVISSEQSGVRQLLALDTLDAQLTAQRNLAARWKAADILHAPTPAAKAAMDKVDANFPLILQSLQALGESLKTLNASADTLVRFEALQATVKGMDSQSLRTVGWWPDGYDRFTSALTAMQTLREQITLDAGLILDPWLETYLLMQISTQHTPDLIERIGRMASVGQSSIASGQFTLQSRLQMRDLRGRIGDARDQLAKAAASLKAKQYAGMEPWTTQYDNSLQRLDSELKVLDDGVFGGSIKLDTAAFESSVDAMLGSLGELRNRSLGSLDARLGYYRDRSLQKFIPVAATFSLLALAALYLFMCLQASIRRSASGITTLAESLRDGNLCVEVAVEGRDELAAISTALNVAVLQLRTSLLGVNHETQQLGSAVQTLNSQSGSTLTEVEDQQQQISQIAAAATQLAATSMGVSRSCEQASGSAQHTRRIAEDSSRDSQRTTASIQQLNQRLTDTADALEQVSQQGQQIQSVVDTIRGIAEQTNLLALNAAIEAARAGEQGRGFAVVADEVRSLSQRTQASTAQIAGTVDSLRATVSQAVNLMGAACEQALTDAESVTGLGTRLGEIAGAVQNVTDTLAQIATAVEEQAATADEVSGNIQQVDQAAGRLLEGARAVNRAADTLSKGSQALSDNTARFRLG; encoded by the coding sequence ATGCACAGCCTTTTATCACCGGGTATCCGCCTGCTTGGGCGCTTCGGCTTTGCACGCAAGTTCCAGATCCTGTTCTTCCTGTTCATGCTGCCCCTGGCCGGCAGCCTGTGGATGATCGGTGCGGACTACCGCGACAAACTCACCGTGATCTCCAGCGAGCAGTCCGGTGTTCGCCAACTGCTGGCGCTGGATACGCTGGACGCTCAACTCACGGCCCAGCGCAACCTGGCGGCGCGCTGGAAAGCCGCGGACATCCTGCATGCGCCGACGCCTGCAGCGAAGGCGGCGATGGACAAGGTCGATGCGAATTTCCCGCTGATCCTGCAGAGCCTGCAAGCCCTCGGCGAGTCGCTGAAAACCCTCAACGCCAGCGCCGACACCCTGGTGCGCTTCGAAGCGTTGCAAGCCACGGTCAAGGGCATGGATTCCCAATCCCTGCGCACCGTAGGCTGGTGGCCGGACGGCTATGACCGCTTCACCTCGGCGCTGACCGCGATGCAAACCCTGCGCGAGCAGATCACCCTGGACGCCGGCCTGATCCTCGACCCGTGGCTGGAAACCTACCTGCTGATGCAGATCTCCACCCAGCACACCCCCGACCTGATCGAACGCATCGGACGCATGGCCAGTGTCGGCCAATCGTCCATCGCCTCGGGGCAGTTCACCCTGCAAAGCCGTTTGCAGATGCGCGACTTGCGCGGGCGTATCGGTGACGCGCGCGATCAGTTGGCCAAGGCCGCCGCCTCGCTCAAAGCCAAGCAATATGCGGGCATGGAGCCCTGGACCACGCAGTACGACAACAGCCTGCAACGCCTGGACAGCGAACTCAAAGTGCTCGACGACGGCGTGTTCGGCGGCAGCATCAAGCTCGATACGGCAGCGTTCGAAAGCAGTGTCGATGCCATGCTCGGCAGCCTGGGCGAGCTGCGTAACAGGTCGCTGGGTTCGCTGGATGCGCGCCTGGGTTATTACCGTGACCGTTCACTGCAAAAATTCATCCCGGTGGCCGCCACCTTTAGTCTGCTGGCGTTAGCGGCGCTGTACCTGTTCATGTGCCTGCAAGCGTCCATCCGGCGCAGTGCCAGCGGCATCACCACCCTGGCCGAGTCCCTGCGCGACGGTAACCTGTGTGTGGAAGTGGCGGTGGAGGGGCGTGATGAGTTGGCGGCCATCAGCACCGCGCTCAACGTGGCGGTGCTGCAGTTGCGTACCAGCCTGTTGGGCGTGAACCACGAAACGCAGCAGTTGGGCTCGGCTGTGCAGACCCTTAATTCGCAATCGGGTAGCACCCTCACCGAAGTCGAAGACCAGCAACAACAAATCAGCCAGATTGCTGCAGCGGCCACTCAGTTGGCGGCCACCTCCATGGGCGTCTCCCGCAGCTGTGAGCAAGCCTCGGGCAGCGCGCAGCACACCCGGCGCATTGCCGAAGACAGCAGCCGCGACAGCCAGCGAACCACGGCCAGCATCCAGCAGCTCAACCAACGCCTCACCGACACGGCCGACGCGCTGGAGCAAGTGAGCCAGCAAGGCCAGCAGATTCAATCGGTGGTCGACACCATTCGTGGCATTGCCGAGCAGACCAATCTGCTGGCGTTGAACGCCGCCATCGAAGCCGCCCGCGCCGGAGAGCAGGGCCGAGGTTTTGCGGTGGTGGCCGATGAAGTGCGCAGCCTGTCGCAACGTACCCAGGCCTCCACGGCGCAGATCGCCGGCACCGTGGACAGCCTGCGTGCGACGGTGAGCCAGGCGGTGAACCTGATGGGCGCGGCGTGCGAGCAGGCACTGACCGATGCCGAGTCCGTCACCGGGCTGGGCACGCGGTTGGGCGAGATTGCCGGCGCGGTGCAGAACGTCACCGACACCCTGGCGCAAATCGCCACGGCGGTAGAAGAGCAGGCGGCGACAGCGGATGAAGTGAGCGGCAATATCCAGCAAGTGGACCAGGCGGCGGGGCGTTTGCTGGAGGGCGCGCGAGCGGTGAACCGGGCGGCGGATACCCTGAGCAAGGGCAGCCAGGCGTTGAGTGATAACACCGCAAGGTTCCGGCTAGGTTGA